A single genomic interval of Syntrophaceae bacterium harbors:
- a CDS encoding response regulator: MSDRNFTGRDPDRTASRIETVPGGESGDGAANRPEGNPAGTSGDSPLPAPHDACRAFMEQLPFGVLTARPDYTVDYVNGKFVEMFGYGIDEIPDIRSWFDTFAHKPVSNGMLDQLFRGRTPRTAGIHRETVIAVRTRQGGRRLCQVHFVGLADGRLLTTYENVADRGRIESELQYTKIDSVGILTGGLALILDGIAEGLRELLETIQGQNTPVVRKLQAIEQESQSARELLQKIRGFAGGPVNGGRPVDLKEIIRKTSTVFANTRGGITVRRKLDEKLWPVDVDRVQLEKMFIHLYFHLQQVSPACSEFHIEAENVCLFAPESTLYRVKPGKYAKVSLSAGALTQAQTGRPRALRLSALMNDAGLRDNLSLTYAQCIVQGHGGVVTLSGDERAPSAMHILLPAAGPASPESAARPAAGSSGETILLVDDDEVLTGLLREILEAAGYQVLTASSGREALEIYEAWGGDIDLVLLDMIMPGMGGTETFRKLKEMDPGVSVLIISGYSLPDEVRELLAQGCRGFLQKPFQIPDLFDAVRRAIRRDRGKRG; encoded by the coding sequence ATGTCAGACAGAAACTTTACGGGACGTGACCCGGACCGCACGGCAAGCCGGATCGAGACCGTTCCCGGCGGGGAGAGCGGCGATGGGGCGGCGAATCGGCCCGAAGGGAATCCTGCCGGGACATCCGGGGATTCGCCCCTGCCTGCGCCGCACGACGCATGCCGGGCGTTCATGGAGCAGCTTCCGTTCGGCGTCCTTACGGCGCGGCCCGACTACACCGTGGATTACGTCAACGGAAAATTCGTGGAGATGTTCGGGTACGGGATCGACGAAATCCCCGACATCCGCTCCTGGTTCGATACCTTTGCGCACAAGCCCGTGTCGAACGGCATGCTCGATCAGCTCTTCCGCGGCCGGACCCCGCGGACGGCGGGGATCCACCGGGAGACGGTGATCGCCGTCCGGACCCGGCAGGGCGGCAGACGCCTGTGCCAGGTCCACTTCGTGGGCCTTGCCGACGGACGCCTGCTGACGACTTACGAAAATGTGGCCGATCGGGGCCGCATCGAGTCGGAGCTGCAGTACACGAAAATCGACTCGGTGGGCATTCTCACCGGCGGCCTTGCCCTCATCCTGGACGGGATCGCCGAGGGTCTCCGGGAGCTGCTGGAGACCATCCAGGGGCAGAACACCCCCGTCGTCAGGAAGCTGCAGGCCATCGAGCAGGAGTCGCAATCCGCCAGGGAACTGCTGCAGAAGATCCGGGGATTTGCCGGCGGCCCGGTGAACGGGGGCCGGCCGGTCGACCTCAAGGAGATCATCCGCAAGACCTCCACCGTCTTCGCCAACACCCGGGGCGGGATCACCGTGCGGCGGAAGCTCGACGAGAAGCTCTGGCCCGTCGACGTCGACCGGGTCCAGCTCGAGAAGATGTTCATCCACCTCTACTTTCATCTGCAGCAGGTCTCCCCGGCGTGTTCCGAGTTCCACATCGAGGCCGAAAACGTTTGCCTCTTCGCGCCGGAATCCACGCTCTACCGGGTCAAGCCGGGCAAGTACGCGAAGGTGAGCCTGTCGGCAGGCGCCCTGACGCAGGCGCAGACCGGGCGGCCGAGGGCGCTGCGCCTCTCGGCGCTCATGAACGACGCCGGGCTGCGCGACAACCTGAGCCTGACCTACGCGCAGTGCATCGTGCAGGGTCACGGCGGGGTCGTGACCCTCAGCGGGGACGAGCGGGCCCCGTCGGCGATGCACATCCTGCTGCCGGCCGCAGGGCCGGCGTCCCCCGAATCCGCTGCCCGGCCGGCGGCCGGGTCGTCGGGCGAAACGATACTCCTGGTCGATGACGACGAGGTCCTCACCGGCCTGCTCCGCGAGATCCTGGAGGCCGCGGGCTACCAGGTGCTGACGGCGTCCAGCGGCCGCGAGGCCCTCGAGATCTACGAGGCCTGGGGAGGCGACATCGACCTCGTGCTGCTCGACATGATCATGCCCGGCATGGGCGGCACGGAGACCTTCAGGAAGTTGAAGGAAATGGACCCGGGGGTGTCCGTGCTCATCATCAGCGGCTACAGCCTGCCCGACGAGGTCCGGGAACTCCTCGCGCAGGGCTGCAGGGGGTTCCTGCAGAAGCCCTTCCAGATTCCAGACCTGTTCGATGCGGTGCGGCGGGCGATCCGCCGCGACCGCGGAAAGAGAGGATAG
- a CDS encoding sigma-54-dependent Fis family transcriptional regulator, producing the protein MSEMVLVIDDEMDCLDSVKRGLISSGIRDIRVESDPRVAAQSVQQGDRYAVALIDITMPWINGVQLLEIIKSASPDTECIMVTAVNDARTAVECLQKGAYDYLTKPVSRDELVSKIRRAMERRRLLEVLSVGKTGSLPQIKHKDAFAPIVTRSDKMLRLLKEAELHAASDVPVLITGESGTGKELLAKAIHRSSPRASFPFTSINMASLTGSLFDAEFFGHTKGAFTGAEKDRAGYLESTHRGTLFMDEIGDLPLDFQGKLLRALQEGEIIKLGTSTARKVDVRFIAATNADLDKLLAKGQFRKDLYYRLKGAWLSMLPLRERREDIPLLINVFLREFRGELTGHDIEEDALEILMGYDYPGNVRELRSIIQSSGNLAQQRPIAARHLPEYLRKSRPKAAVPAGGGGPIVPLAEVERAHILKAYEETTRNKLRTARLLGIGLNTLRRKLASYGVD; encoded by the coding sequence ATGAGCGAAATGGTTCTTGTCATCGACGACGAAATGGATTGCCTCGACAGCGTCAAGCGGGGCCTCATCAGCTCGGGCATCCGCGACATCCGCGTGGAGAGCGACCCCCGCGTCGCGGCGCAGTCCGTTCAGCAGGGCGACCGCTACGCCGTTGCGCTCATCGACATCACGATGCCCTGGATCAACGGGGTCCAGCTCCTGGAGATCATCAAGAGCGCCAGCCCCGACACGGAGTGCATCATGGTGACGGCCGTCAACGACGCCCGGACCGCCGTCGAGTGCCTCCAGAAGGGCGCCTACGACTACCTGACCAAGCCCGTCTCCCGCGACGAGCTGGTCTCGAAGATCCGGCGGGCGATGGAGCGGCGCCGCCTGCTGGAGGTCCTCTCCGTCGGCAAGACGGGCAGCCTGCCGCAGATCAAGCACAAGGACGCCTTCGCGCCGATCGTGACCCGGTCGGATAAGATGTTGCGCCTGCTCAAGGAGGCGGAGCTGCACGCCGCCAGCGACGTGCCCGTCCTCATCACCGGCGAGAGCGGCACCGGCAAGGAACTGCTCGCCAAGGCGATTCACCGCTCGAGCCCCCGGGCGTCGTTCCCGTTCACCTCGATCAACATGGCCTCCCTGACGGGAAGCCTCTTCGATGCCGAGTTCTTCGGCCACACCAAGGGGGCCTTTACCGGGGCGGAGAAGGACCGCGCGGGCTACCTCGAGTCCACCCACCGGGGGACCCTCTTCATGGACGAGATCGGGGATTTGCCCCTCGATTTCCAGGGGAAGCTCCTGCGGGCCCTCCAGGAGGGGGAGATCATCAAGCTCGGCACCAGCACGGCGCGCAAGGTGGACGTGCGCTTCATCGCGGCCACCAACGCCGATCTCGACAAGCTGCTGGCCAAGGGACAGTTCCGGAAGGACCTCTACTACCGTCTCAAGGGGGCCTGGCTCTCCATGCTGCCCCTGCGGGAACGCCGGGAGGACATCCCGCTGCTCATCAACGTCTTCCTCCGGGAGTTCCGCGGGGAGCTCACCGGTCACGATATCGAGGAAGACGCGCTGGAGATTCTCATGGGGTACGACTACCCCGGAAACGTCCGGGAGCTGCGCTCGATCATCCAGTCCTCGGGCAACCTCGCGCAGCAAAGGCCGATCGCGGCGCGGCACCTCCCGGAATACCTGAGGAAATCCAGGCCGAAGGCGGCGGTTCCGGCTGGCGGCGGCGGGCCGATCGTCCCCCTGGCCGAGGTGGAGCGGGCCCACATCCTCAAGGCCTACGAGGAAACGACCCGCAACAAGCTCAGGACGGCCAGGCTACTGGGGATCGGCCTCAACACGCTGAGAAGGAAGCTCGCCTCCTACGGGGTGGACTGA
- a CDS encoding helix-turn-helix transcriptional regulator gives MDVIYRVIEPRSIYIAGTRRLDNEALAQFLERRTGARCEAVSFGQMEALARASHPPGSLLFLVDPLEPGLRAPGPQDNGRDGGMLPAGLLSVLFREGPNGNGQNRAAPEFPCGFFYRFDAAERFVEALRDLPACRPAAPGGPPVAFTRPGSACDAAEGHPLSPREFHILFLMAGGLHNSDIAAHLAISGHTVRTHLYNIFRKINVRSRVQASLWIHERVERFFCLV, from the coding sequence ATGGACGTCATCTACCGGGTGATCGAGCCGCGGTCGATTTACATCGCCGGCACGCGACGGCTGGACAACGAAGCCCTCGCGCAGTTTCTCGAGCGGCGGACAGGCGCCCGCTGCGAGGCGGTCTCCTTTGGGCAGATGGAGGCCCTGGCGCGTGCATCACACCCCCCGGGGAGCCTGCTCTTTCTCGTGGACCCCCTGGAGCCGGGGCTCAGGGCGCCGGGCCCGCAGGACAACGGCCGGGATGGCGGGATGCTGCCTGCAGGGCTTCTCTCCGTTCTCTTCCGGGAAGGCCCAAACGGCAACGGTCAAAACCGGGCCGCCCCGGAGTTTCCATGCGGGTTCTTCTATCGTTTTGACGCCGCGGAGCGGTTCGTCGAAGCCCTGCGGGATCTTCCGGCTTGCCGGCCGGCGGCGCCCGGGGGGCCTCCCGTCGCCTTCACGAGGCCGGGGAGCGCCTGCGACGCCGCGGAGGGGCACCCCCTGAGCCCGCGGGAGTTCCACATCCTCTTCCTGATGGCCGGCGGCCTCCACAACAGCGACATCGCAGCCCACCTGGCCATCAGCGGCCACACGGTCAGAACGCACCTCTACAACATCTTCCGCAAGATCAACGTGCGGAGCCGCGTTCAGGCTTCGCTGTGGATCCACGAGCGCGTGGAGCGGTTCTTCTGCCTGGTCTGA
- a CDS encoding PAS domain S-box protein encodes MQKPKYEKLSKKDLIEKLIDAEKRLQKAVSADRPARRPAINRSSGSRPDAGPRQERAKPAPAVPPAGQDVKSASESDCAVLGRDGRIRRLYRVVKDIRDDDGNPVFSEGALYEISRKPGTAAGTGDAHDSPGESDRTELICRFKPNGTLTYVNEAYCRYFGLEKADLQGRNVLLSVSEADRENVYSRLQGLRPERPVDTVEYRVENAFGDILWNQWTYRALFDDSGNVLEYQSVGRDITFRKYTQEVLEKRAAILEAVTYAAEVFLKSDSWRERIERVLERFGAAMNASHVFLCENRVGGGGEIAVLRSYEWHAPRARGARGRRKLLRNSKLAVRFSEWVYAKSEGRPIYGSIGSFPEQVVGELELDRQMAIAVVPILSGERWWGFIGFADYTGETEWSEDEIAPLGAASEILGAAIEREERERALRETHAALRDRERFLAGVFDAIQDGIMVVAPDMTILRVNKTVEDRFPHVRPIAGRKCHEAFYGRRRPCTGCQTLKTLETRKAASGVHPIAGADGENKGWVEVFSYPLINHDTGALEGVIEYSRDITERRKAEEARRLSEKRLRQFIDSSRDIIFLKDDALRYLFMNRACCELCGTREEDVRGRTDFEIFPEESARMFREGDLAALSGGGSATAQDLHFNGRFLEVTKFPVDLGEGRMGVGGVVRDVTERRQAEEALRASEERYREMADLLPVGIYEADFGGTFTYANAKAMQLFGYGEDEVRQGIHFLRVIAPEEREVAVMRSQGVRQGKDVINAEYTFLRKDGSRFPGLLLARPLVRDGRIVGSTGVVTDITELKQAQQTLRENEAKLQSILQAAPIGISFGERRTPKWVNDRYQEMTGYGAEELVGNSARILYDSDEEFLRVGEEFYRGIERGAIGTAETRWTRKDGSTIDVLLSMAPVFPGDESKGVVVTALDVTEQKRAEAALRASEARYRELADHLPVGIYEADFHGLVHYANNASLEMFGYSAEEVAAGVNFSTVVAPEDRELMLRNMKLIREGTPLVYQEYTMLRRDGSRFPALTRSRPLVRDGRIAGSTGIVTDISELKQAQEALRKNEALLASILRTAPIGVGMVKGQVLGWVNEGMTALTGHEGHELRNQSIRILYPDREEYERVGRELHAGIRAGMGGSVETRWRRKDGAVIDVHLSAAPIDPKSPDAGAVFTALDITAQKKAARILLFAKQDLEKQVAEQTRELDVANMLLRIELEEHRKTEEALVKSEQLYRAIVEDQTEIICRFGPDGTISFVNEAFCRYFGQDRDRVLGSRYLPSIPREDRKKLWAAYGALAPDRPVFQLELRVGAPDGTLRWLQWTSRAIYDEAGALVEHQGVGRDITDRVRSEQQIRESRNTLRSVFDGISDPLLMVREDMTVIMLNRAALQFLGATLYREMIGAPCVEPFRQRYGQEEVNLIQAAIAGQEPARWELATKGDAARYEEVFVYPVHAVAAGDSMAIIRITDRTRQRLMERELIQSEKLASLGLLVSGIVHEINNPNNFISFNMPILRDYIREILPVLDEHAAKNPAYEVQGMPYADFREDVLKLLENIEHGSTRINATVAKLKEFARKRDDKGARPIRPTEVVERAVAICHTQIRKTVRTFEVDVQQDMPGMVTDPDAIEQPLINLLINAAQAADKPDSRIRLTVRRRENGGGLVIEVEDNGCGMDRKTASRIFDPFFTTKAEGLGTGLGLYISKNLIESAGGSIAVDSEIGRGTTFRVVLPDLTDQRGAGKPTE; translated from the coding sequence ATGCAAAAGCCGAAGTATGAGAAACTCTCGAAGAAGGACCTGATCGAGAAGCTGATCGATGCCGAAAAGCGGCTGCAAAAGGCCGTCTCGGCGGACAGGCCGGCCCGGCGCCCCGCCATAAACCGTTCATCGGGCAGTCGCCCCGATGCGGGCCCGCGTCAGGAGCGTGCGAAACCCGCCCCCGCGGTTCCGCCTGCCGGGCAGGACGTCAAATCGGCGTCGGAGAGCGATTGCGCCGTCCTCGGCCGCGACGGCCGGATCCGCAGGCTCTACCGGGTCGTCAAGGACATCCGGGACGATGACGGCAACCCCGTGTTCTCCGAGGGCGCGCTCTACGAGATCAGCCGGAAGCCCGGCACGGCCGCCGGGACGGGGGACGCGCACGATTCGCCGGGTGAGTCGGACCGGACGGAGCTGATCTGCCGGTTCAAGCCCAACGGCACCCTGACCTACGTCAACGAGGCCTACTGCCGGTACTTCGGCCTCGAGAAAGCCGACCTGCAGGGGCGCAACGTCCTGCTCTCCGTCTCCGAGGCCGACCGCGAGAATGTCTACTCCCGCCTGCAGGGGCTCAGGCCGGAGCGCCCCGTCGACACCGTCGAATACCGCGTGGAGAACGCGTTCGGCGACATCCTGTGGAACCAGTGGACGTACCGGGCCCTGTTCGACGACAGCGGCAACGTCCTGGAGTACCAGTCTGTGGGGCGGGACATCACGTTCCGCAAATACACCCAGGAGGTCCTGGAAAAACGGGCCGCCATCCTCGAGGCCGTCACCTATGCCGCCGAGGTCTTTTTGAAGAGCGACTCCTGGCGGGAACGGATCGAACGGGTCCTGGAGCGCTTCGGCGCCGCCATGAACGCCTCCCACGTCTTCCTCTGCGAGAACCGCGTCGGCGGTGGGGGCGAGATCGCCGTTCTGCGCAGCTATGAGTGGCATGCCCCCCGGGCCCGCGGGGCGCGCGGCCGGCGGAAGCTCCTGCGGAACTCGAAACTGGCCGTCCGCTTCTCGGAGTGGGTCTACGCCAAGAGCGAGGGAAGGCCCATCTACGGGTCCATCGGCAGCTTCCCCGAACAGGTCGTGGGGGAACTGGAGCTCGACAGGCAGATGGCCATCGCCGTCGTCCCGATCCTGTCGGGCGAGCGCTGGTGGGGCTTCATCGGGTTTGCCGATTACACGGGGGAAACCGAGTGGAGTGAAGACGAGATCGCACCCCTCGGGGCCGCATCGGAGATCCTCGGAGCCGCCATCGAGCGCGAGGAAAGGGAGCGGGCCCTCCGGGAGACCCATGCCGCCCTCCGCGACCGGGAGCGCTTCCTCGCCGGGGTCTTCGACGCCATCCAGGACGGCATCATGGTGGTGGCGCCCGACATGACGATCCTGCGCGTCAACAAGACGGTCGAAGATCGGTTTCCCCACGTCAGGCCGATTGCGGGCAGGAAGTGCCACGAGGCCTTTTACGGCAGGAGACGGCCCTGCACGGGCTGTCAGACCCTGAAGACCCTCGAAACGCGAAAGGCCGCCTCGGGGGTCCATCCCATCGCGGGTGCCGACGGGGAGAACAAGGGGTGGGTCGAGGTGTTCAGCTACCCCTTGATCAATCACGACACCGGGGCACTCGAGGGCGTGATCGAGTACTCCCGGGACATCACGGAACGCAGGAAGGCGGAAGAGGCCCGTCGGCTTAGCGAGAAACGGCTCAGGCAGTTCATCGACTCGTCCCGGGACATCATCTTCCTCAAGGACGACGCCCTGCGCTACCTCTTCATGAACCGTGCGTGCTGCGAGCTTTGCGGCACCCGGGAAGAGGACGTCAGGGGACGCACGGATTTCGAGATCTTCCCCGAGGAATCGGCACGCATGTTCCGGGAAGGGGATCTGGCCGCCCTGTCCGGCGGAGGCAGCGCGACGGCCCAGGACCTGCACTTCAACGGACGGTTCCTCGAGGTCACGAAATTCCCCGTCGATCTCGGCGAGGGCCGGATGGGCGTGGGCGGGGTCGTGCGTGACGTGACGGAGCGGCGGCAGGCCGAGGAGGCCCTGCGGGCCAGCGAGGAACGCTACCGTGAAATGGCCGATCTGCTGCCCGTGGGCATCTACGAGGCGGATTTCGGCGGCACCTTCACCTACGCCAACGCGAAGGCTATGCAGCTCTTCGGCTACGGGGAGGACGAGGTCCGGCAGGGGATTCATTTCCTCCGGGTCATCGCCCCCGAGGAGCGCGAGGTTGCCGTGATGCGGTCGCAGGGCGTCCGCCAGGGCAAGGACGTCATAAACGCGGAGTACACCTTTCTCCGCAAGGACGGCAGCCGGTTCCCCGGCCTGCTGCTGGCGCGGCCCCTGGTCCGGGACGGCCGCATCGTGGGGTCCACGGGGGTCGTGACGGATATCACGGAACTCAAGCAGGCCCAGCAGACGCTGCGGGAAAACGAGGCCAAGCTGCAAAGCATCCTCCAGGCGGCCCCGATCGGCATCTCCTTCGGTGAAAGACGCACCCCGAAGTGGGTCAACGACCGATACCAGGAGATGACCGGGTACGGAGCGGAAGAGCTGGTGGGGAACTCCGCCCGGATCCTCTATGACAGCGACGAGGAGTTCCTCCGCGTGGGAGAGGAGTTCTACCGGGGCATCGAGCGCGGCGCGATCGGGACGGCGGAGACCCGCTGGACGAGAAAGGACGGCTCGACAATCGACGTGCTGCTGAGCATGGCACCCGTCTTCCCCGGCGACGAGAGCAAGGGGGTCGTCGTCACGGCCCTCGACGTCACGGAGCAGAAACGGGCCGAGGCCGCCCTGCGTGCCAGCGAGGCCCGGTACCGGGAACTTGCCGATCACCTGCCCGTCGGCATCTACGAGGCGGACTTCCATGGGTTGGTGCACTACGCCAACAACGCCTCACTGGAGATGTTCGGGTACTCCGCCGAGGAAGTGGCGGCGGGGGTCAACTTCAGCACCGTCGTTGCTCCCGAGGACCGGGAGCTGATGCTTCGAAACATGAAGCTGATCCGGGAAGGAACACCGCTTGTTTACCAGGAGTACACGATGCTCCGCAGGGACGGCAGCCGCTTCCCGGCGCTGACGCGGTCGAGGCCGCTCGTCCGGGACGGCCGCATCGCCGGCTCGACGGGCATCGTCACGGACATCAGCGAGCTCAAGCAGGCCCAGGAGGCCCTGCGGAAGAACGAGGCCCTGCTTGCGAGCATTCTCCGCACGGCCCCCATCGGCGTGGGCATGGTCAAGGGCCAGGTCCTGGGCTGGGTCAACGAGGGGATGACCGCGCTCACGGGACACGAAGGCCATGAACTCAGGAACCAGAGCATCCGCATCCTCTACCCCGACCGCGAGGAGTACGAACGGGTGGGCAGGGAATTGCATGCGGGAATCAGGGCCGGGATGGGAGGATCGGTCGAGACGCGCTGGAGGCGCAAGGACGGCGCCGTCATCGACGTCCACCTGAGTGCCGCCCCGATCGATCCGAAGAGCCCGGATGCCGGGGCCGTCTTCACGGCCCTGGACATCACGGCGCAGAAGAAGGCCGCCCGAATCCTGCTCTTCGCCAAGCAGGACCTCGAGAAGCAGGTCGCCGAGCAGACCCGGGAGCTCGACGTGGCCAACATGCTGCTGCGGATCGAGCTCGAGGAGCACCGCAAGACCGAGGAGGCCCTCGTCAAGAGCGAGCAGCTCTACCGGGCCATCGTCGAGGACCAGACGGAGATCATCTGCCGCTTCGGGCCCGACGGGACGATCTCCTTCGTCAACGAGGCCTTCTGCCGCTATTTCGGACAGGACCGCGACAGGGTTCTCGGGTCGCGCTACCTGCCGTCGATCCCGCGCGAGGACCGAAAGAAACTCTGGGCGGCCTACGGCGCCCTGGCCCCGGATCGGCCCGTCTTCCAGCTGGAGCTGCGCGTCGGGGCACCCGACGGAACGCTGCGCTGGCTGCAGTGGACCAGCCGGGCCATCTACGATGAGGCCGGGGCCCTTGTCGAGCACCAGGGCGTGGGCCGGGACATCACGGACCGCGTCCGCTCGGAGCAGCAGATCCGGGAGAGCCGCAACACGCTCCGGTCGGTTTTCGACGGCATCTCCGACCCGCTGCTCATGGTCCGTGAGGACATGACGGTCATCATGCTCAACCGGGCGGCCCTGCAGTTCCTCGGCGCCACGCTCTACCGGGAGATGATCGGGGCCCCCTGCGTGGAGCCCTTCCGGCAGCGTTACGGCCAGGAGGAGGTCAACCTCATCCAGGCCGCCATCGCCGGGCAGGAGCCGGCCCGCTGGGAGCTGGCGACGAAGGGGGATGCCGCCCGGTACGAGGAGGTGTTCGTCTATCCGGTTCACGCCGTGGCGGCCGGCGACAGCATGGCCATCATCCGCATCACCGACCGGACGAGGCAGCGCCTGATGGAGAGGGAGCTGATCCAGAGCGAAAAGCTCGCCTCCCTGGGGCTGCTGGTCTCCGGGATCGTCCACGAGATCAACAACCCGAACAACTTCATCAGCTTCAACATGCCGATCCTGCGCGACTACATCCGGGAGATCCTGCCTGTCCTGGACGAGCACGCCGCGAAGAACCCCGCCTACGAGGTCCAGGGCATGCCGTACGCGGATTTCCGCGAGGACGTGCTGAAGCTGCTGGAGAACATCGAGCACGGCTCCACGCGGATCAACGCCACCGTGGCCAAGCTCAAGGAATTCGCGCGCAAGCGGGACGACAAGGGTGCCCGGCCTATCCGGCCCACGGAGGTCGTGGAACGCGCCGTCGCCATCTGCCACACGCAGATCCGAAAAACGGTGCGGACCTTCGAGGTGGACGTGCAGCAGGACATGCCCGGGATGGTCACCGACCCCGACGCCATCGAGCAGCCCCTCATCAACCTGCTGATCAACGCCGCCCAGGCGGCGGACAAGCCGGATTCCCGCATCCGGCTCACCGTGCGGCGGAGGGAGAACGGCGGGGGGCTCGTCATCGAGGTTGAGGACAACGGCTGCGGGATGGACCGCAAGACGGCCTCCCGCATCTTCGACCCCTTCTTCACGACAAAGGCGGAGGGGCTGGGCACGGGCCTGGGGCTCTACATCTCGAAGAACCTCATCGAGTCCGCCGGCGGCTCCATCGCCGTGGACAGCGAGATCGGCCGGGGCACGACCTTCCGCGTCGTGCTGCCCGACCTGACGGATCAACGGGGCGCGGGCAAACCAACCGAGTAA